In the genome of Dermacentor silvarum isolate Dsil-2018 chromosome 1, BIME_Dsil_1.4, whole genome shotgun sequence, one region contains:
- the LOC119442988 gene encoding protein argonaute-4, translated as MERTLPSHFPRRPAHGKLGRPIHLVANHFSIEIPDGNVYHYDVEIYSETSARAKVPEQKKYRCLSTKINRLVIELLVQKYRHDLSNCIPAFDGRKNLYTRHQLNFRERTFSVDLNEDQRIQKFIVKIQYAATVNLDALHAVYQNRVNTVPQEVLQAIDIVVRHAPSMKLTPVGRSFFKAPPPHELNALGGGREVWFGYYTSVRPAQWKPMLNVDMSATAFYEPLPLVSFMCKIFSDSRREMAPADFKKLRDFHHVRLNKELKGLRVKATHLPYPRKYKVVRVTKESAKEIFFSEDGKRTSVAEYFGKRYSRLAYPHFPCVQTGSLEHPVYFPLEVCEMVEGQHCRKKLDENQTAEMIKRTAKPPSKRFQEIRQSVRDLVNSTKDYLREFNIKISTDPTQLKGRVLEPPSLVFANNSLSKPREGTWELRGQHFYKPATMDRWTLVSLSRFAQRDSLDNFVKMLMRIGLELGMRIDQPLEVSAPDHNRRSIRSILDEQQQKHSKLQMVIIVITKTTNYAEIKQVAETELGLRTQCLLENNVVKKCNAALVQNLCQKINAKMGGTNNSLLAQEKPALFQKPVIIIGADVSHPSPGDRIRPSIAACVGSLDSIPSKFHATIRIQMEQAEAKARVEIIRDLKEMVKEMLKAFFRATRHKPERIIFYRDGVSEGQFLEVRNREVSAIRLACKELSPNESYEPALTFIVVQKRHHTRFMPASDRDGVGKFSNVPPGTTVDSVVTHPLDFDFFLCSHFGIQGTSRPAHYYIVWDDSNFTADELQKLSYYLCHTYARCTRSVSIPAPVYYAHLAALRAKNHIVSKVDVSSSSSDSCGGSGDNVATSQYVEAVRVLDGLQTSMYFV; from the exons ATGGAACGGACCCTTCCTTCGCACTTTCCTCGGCGGCCCGCGCACGGGAAGCTTGGCCGGCCGATCCACTTGGTCGCCAACCACTTCAGCATCGAGATTCCCGACGGAAACGTGTATCACTACGACGTGGAGATCTACTCCGAGACATCCGCGAGGGCCAAGGTGCCCGAACAGAAAAAGTACCGCTGCCTCAGCACGAAGATCAACCGGCTGGTAATCGAGCTGCTCGTCCAGAAGTACCGCCACGACCTCTCCAACTGCATCCCGGCTTTCGACGGCCGCAAGAACCTGTACACGCGACACCAGCTCAACTTCCGCGAGCGCACCTTCTCTGTCGACCTGAATGAGGACCAGAGGATCCAGAAGTTCATCGTCAAGATCCAGTACGCGGCCACGGTGAACCTGGACGCCCTGCATGCCGTGTACCAAAATCGCGTCAACACGGTGCCCCAGGAGGTGCTGCAAGCTATCGACATCGTCGTTCGTCACGCACCGTCAATGAAGCTGACGCCCGTCGGCCGGTCCTTCTTCAAGGCGCCGCCACCGCACGAGCTGAACGCGCTGGGCGGCGGTCGTGAGGTCTGGTTCGGCTACTACACGAGCGTGCGTCCGGCCCAGTGGAAGCCCATGCTGAACGTGGACATGTCGGCGACCGCCTTCTACGAGCCTCTTCCACTGGTAAGCTTTATGTGCAAGATCTTCAGCGACAGCCGGCGCGAGATGGCGCCCGCAGACTTCAAGAAGCTCCGCGACTTCCACCACGTGCGGCTCAACAAGGAGTTGAAGGGGCTGCGCGTCAAGGCCACGCACCTGCCTTACCCGCGCAAGTACAAGGTCGTGCGCGTCACCAAGGAGTCGGCGAAGGAGATCTTCTTCAGTGAGGACGGCAAGAGGACCTCCGTGGCCGAGTACTTCGGGAAGCGATACAGCCGTCTGGCATACCCGCACTTTCCCTGCGTGCAGACTGGGAGCCTCGAGCACCCGGTCTACTTTCCGCTCGAGGTGTGCGAGATGGTCGAGGGCCAGCACTGCCGCAAGAAGCTCGACGAAAACCAGACCGCCGAGATGATCAAGCGCACGGCCAAGCCGCCTTCAAAGCGCTTCCAG GAGATCCGCCAGTCAGTGCGCGACCTGGTCAACAGCACCAAGGATTACCTGCGCGAGTTCAACATCAAGATCAGCACCGATCCAACGCAGCTCAAGGGTCGAGTGCTCGAGCCCCCTTCGCTGGTGTTCGCGAACAACTCCCTCAGCAAGCCGCGCGAGGGCACGTGGGAACTTCGTGGTCAGCACTTCTACAAGCCGGCCACCATGGACCGCTGGACATTGGTCAGCCTGAGCCGGTTCGCGCAGCGCGACAGCCTCGACAACTTCGTCAAGATGCTGATGCGCATCGgcctcgagctgggcatgcgcatCGATCAGCCACTCGAGGTATCGGCACctgaccacaaccggcgttccaTCCGCTCCATCCTGGACGAACAGCAGCAGAAGCACAGCAAGCTGCAGATGGTCATCATAGTGATCACCAAGACGACCAACTACGCCGAGATCAAGCAGGTGGCCGAGACCGAGCTCGGGCTGCGCACCCAGTGCCTGCTGGAGAACAACGTGGTCAAGAAGTGCAACGCGGCGCTCGTGCAGAACCTGTGCCAGAAGATCAACGCCAAGATGGGCGGCACCAACAACAGCCTGCTAGCGCAGGAGAAGCCCGCTCTCTTCCAGAAGCCCGTGATCATCATCGGCGCCGACGTGTCCCACCCGTCTCCCGGCGACAGGATCCGGCCCTCGATCGCCGCCTGCGTGGGCAGCCTCGACTCGATCCCGTCCAAGTTCCACGCCACCATCCGTATCCAGATGGAGCAAGCCGAGGCCAAGGCGCGAGTCGAGATCATAAGGGACCTCAAGGAGATGGTGAAGGAAATGCTCAAGGCCTTCTTCCGTGCCACCAGGCACAAGCCGGAGCGTATCATCTTCTACCGCGACGGTGTCAGCGAGGGACAGTTCCTCGAAGTCCGAAACCGCGAG GTGAGCGCCATCCGGCTGGCGTGCAAGGAGCTGTCGCCCAATGAGTCGTACGAGCCGGCACTCACCTTCATCGTGGTGCAGAAGCGCCACCACACGCGATTCATGCCGGCCAGCGACCGCGACGGCGTCGGCAAGTTCAGCAACGTGCCTCCGGGCACCACCGTCGACTCCGTGGTCACGCACCCGCTGGATTTTGACTTCTTCCTCTGCAGCCACTTCGGCATCCAG GGTACCAGCCGCCCGGCACACTACTACATCGTCTGGGACGACTCCAACTTCACGGCGGACGAGCTGCAGAAGCTGAGCTACTACCTCTGCCACACGTACGCCCGATGCACTCGCAGCGTCAGCATCCCTGCGCCAGTCTACTACGCTCACCTGGCCGCGTTACGGGCCAAGAACCACATCGTGAGCAAGGTTGACGTGTCCAGCTCCAGCAGCGACTCCTGTGGGGGCAGTGGGGACAACGTTGCCACCAGCCAGTACGTCGAGGCCGTCCGGGTCCTGGACGGACTCCAGACCTCGATGTACTTTGtctga